In Bicyclus anynana chromosome 1, ilBicAnyn1.1, whole genome shotgun sequence, a single window of DNA contains:
- the LOC112049619 gene encoding uncharacterized protein LOC112049619, producing the protein MNNMDTEFVMELFLDDNVSTLNRLIVATANVVNENVENIAYINDSLMKEQNETVASVTSRHLTTIDSPLMIEHDFYEDTLKNFSQEDYYERFKMNKTTVEALINFLNVYVKPGSFIVELDKKVHVFLWLLTNDVSFKEIGELFGLHKSSVSYIFHEIATLIAEQRNQFINWPSLEEQHVTRIKVNSKYGFPNCIGFIDACRLKVGSRRKTRLKPEIILLQAVCDERLMFIDIHVGDIGITRKGKVFRESFLSEELKNLVDFDNHLLGDSDFKLRMNLITPFNCEEVVTSEEMRFNATLWKAHSYIHQAFDILRDRFRKLNLIDINKPAAVHTLICAACVLHNFVLIHEGSPVKEEVVTTDEGVTIDTDVVVTAAEKRQFLCNYINYMQNPKNF; encoded by the exons atgaataatatggATACAGAGTTTGTTATGGAGTTATTTTTAGATGATAATGTGTCTACACTGAACAGGCTAATAGTGGCTACAGCAAATGTTGTCAATGAAAATGTGGAAAACATTGCATATATAAATGATTCACTAATGAAAGAACAGAATGAAACCGTGGCCTCTGTGACAAGCAGACATTTGACCACCATTGATTCACCATTGATGATAGAACATGATTTCTATGAGGACACACTGAAGAATTTTTCCCAGGAAGATTATTATGAAAggtttaaaatgaataaaacaaCTGTTGAG gcacttattaatttcttaaacgtTTATGTGAAGCCTGGCTCTTTTATTGTGGAGCTGGATAAGAAGGTGCATGTATTTCTGTGGCTACTAACAAATGATGTGtcttttaaagaaataggcGAACTATTTGGATTGCATAAGTCGTCAGTTAGCTACATTTTTCATGAAATAGCAACATTGATTGCGGAACAGAGAAATCAATTCATAAACTGGCCATCCTTGGAAGAACAGCATGTAACAAGAATCAAGGTCAATAGTAAATATGGATTTCCGAATTGCATTGGTTTCATTGATGCCTGCCGTTTGAAAGTTGGCTCCCGGAGAAAGACGAGACTAAAACCGGAGATTATTCTACTCCAAGCTGTTTGTGATGAGAGGCTCATGTTTATTGACATACATGTAGGTGACATAGGGATAACGCGCAAAGGCAAAGTGTTTAGAGAGAGTTTTTTATCAGAGGAACTCAAAAACTTAGTTGATTTTGATAATCATTTGCTAGGTGACTCAGATTTTAAATTGCGAATGAATTTAATTACACCATTCAATTGTGAAGAAGTAGTAACAAGTGAGGAAATGAGGTTTAATGCAACACTTTGGAAGGCACATAGTTATATCCATCAAGCTTTTGATATTTTAAGAGACAGATTTAGAAAGTTGAACCTCATTGATATAAATAAACCTGCAGCTGTGCATACATTAATTTGTGCAGCGTGTGTTTTGCACAACTTTGTGCTCATTCACGAAGGTAGTCCAGTTAAGGAGGAAGTGGTTACAACTGATGAAGGTGTTACTATAGATACAGATGTTGTTGTCACTGCAGCCGAAAAGCgacagtttttatgtaattatataaattatatgcaAAATCCTAAAaacttttga
- the LOC112049629 gene encoding methyltransferase-like 26 has translation MVKRLRMNSRLFIFVRLLINRSMSKTNDVGCTISQGNEGYTDEKLISPSATRNKDPILQVLKRFIISDTDQIDDESPLFLEISSGTGQHVSHFAPHFPGVKFQPSEVDKTLFKSISYYASSCSTNNINQPIFIDIQNKLSYYGFEEGSVDYMFNANMMHISPYECTIGLFENAGVYLKPEALMITYGPYSKDGVITPQSNISFHASLKSRNPMWGIRDINDLVKLAEDNNLSLIDTVEMPANNMTLIWKKD, from the exons atggtGAAACGGCTGCGTATGAACAGCCggctttttatatttgtgagacttttaataaatagatCTATGTCGAAGACAAATGACGTTGGTTGTACCATCAGTCAAGGAAATGAGGG ATATACTGATGAAAAGCTGATAAGCCCTTCTGCTACAAGGAACAAAGACCCAATATTACAAGTTCTAAAAAGGTTCATTATAAGTGACACAGACCAAATTGACGATGAAAGCCCCTTATTTTTGGAAATATCTTCTGGAACAGGTCAACATGTGTCCCATTTTGCACCACATTTTCCTGGAGTAAAATTTCAACCATCCGAGGttgataaaactttatttaaaagtatttctTACTATGCTTCTAGCTGctctacaaataatataaatcagcCCATATTCATAGATATTCAAAACAAATTATCATACTATGGATTTGAAGAAGGCTCAGTAGACTATATGTTTAATGCTAATATGATGCATATTAGCCCTTATGAATGTACAATCGGTTTGTTTGAGAATGCAGGAGTTTACCTAAAACCTGAGGCACTCATGATAACATATGGCCCATACAGTAAAGATGGTGTGATTACGCCTCAAagtaatatttcatttcatgcTTCATTAAAGTCGAGGAATCCTATGTGGGGTATTCGAGATATTAATGATTTAGTTAAATTAGCAGAGGACAATAATTTGTCTTTAATAGACACAGTTGAAATGCCTGCTAACAACATGACATTGATATGGAAAAAAGACTAA
- the LOC112049630 gene encoding GPI ethanolamine phosphate transferase 1 isoform X1 — protein sequence MFFIGIFVHLVFLFSIFDIYFKSPIVNNAVTYQPLHEPPADRLVLFVVDGLRAESFVNYTTMPYLRHVANNHGRWGISHTRVPTESRPGHVAIIAGFYEDPSAIAKGWKENPVDFDSVFNQSKYTWSWGTYDIVEIFTKGAVKNNIFVEKFDPYDQSFSSDKNTTLLDDWVFTKVKSFFLKAQHDNDLREKLQSKKIVFFLHLLGTDTSGHTHKPKTKNFLTTIKFVDENIKEIEQIIKDFYNDDGKTTFLMTSDHGMTDWGSHGTGDDDETKTPYVLWGAGVQTVQDNLKQLDPETVSMLLEHRYDINQADLTPLMSSFLSIPVPVNSVGQLPSGLLQMSLPNKAKAIYSNCRQMISQYNKKRLDVEASAISVLYQPFEPFDGKKVQEIISFTEKLLQDEQYEKVVKLSEEIMHLSLSGLNYYHNYYQKPLLFTVTLSFIGWIMCLLKFLIEQKMFAQTEMTRNKNYNLISTSKTADVIIKVFSVFASILLSLMIQVQGLPVQYHIYFLMPIFLWMYALTPVNLWIQTLYLLKNRRRIYLLGIEILCYTLGSMALGLALTHRWVLSVPLLGMGLWPFFAASIQSLPKWVWFAWPFGCVSLSIFSFMSVIGKDTYIELVVSAGIIWLLIHSLFIWRFLLSNSADQDAMRELIISIIQIFTLAASLQAIYVQSKRFEDHLPVSQTLQSMCWIISVLLPLIPLLYTKKFINRLLGINTAILNFYLLLSVAHEGLFMVTMILNVNCWMFIEFKLINLSNIKIDECTFEEDNSKREKHLACIDRSVSSQDFRRAFFFTLYIILAYFGTGNIASLNSFEIRWVLCFTTSFRPFIMTTLILLKTLSPFLSVACSFRAIQYLTKAPSGCLNIVVLIYSNIMGLHMLYHVRNTGSWLEIGTSISQYIIVQLITLFIVLINQIAKVLTEVEIHNSILTKLFKNRKKYV from the exons tgttttctatatTTGATATATACTTTAAGTCTCCTATTGTGAACAATGCCGTTACATATCAACCTCTACACGAGCCACCTGCTGACCGCTTGGTCCTGTTTGTTGTTGATGGGTTGCGAGCTGAATCATTTGTGAATTACACTACTATGCCTTATCTGAG acATGTAGCAAACAACCATGGACGGTGGGGAATCTCTCATACCAGAGTACCAACAGAATCTCGGCCAGGCCATGTGGCTATCATAGCAGGTTTTTATGAAGATCCTTCTGCAATTGCAAAAGGTTGGAAAGAGAACCCAGTTGATTTTGATTCTGTGTTTAACCAAAGTAAATACACATGGTCGTGGGGCACATATGATATTGTAGAAATATTCACAAAGGGTGCAGTGAAGAATAATATCTTTGTTGAGAAATTTGATCCGTACGACCAGTCTTTCAGCTCTGATAAAAATACAACACTGTTAGATGACTGGGTCTTCAcaaaagttaaaagttttttCCTAAAAGCACAACATGATAATGACTTGAGGGAAAAGTTGCAAAGCAAGAAAATAGTATTTTTCCTTCATTTGTTAGGAACAGATACATCTGGCCATACCCATAAACCAAAAACAAA aaattttTTAACGACTATAAAGTTTGTAGATGAGAATATCAAAGAAATTGAACAAATCATAAAAGATTTTTACAATGATGATGGCAAAACGACATTTCTAATGACTTCTGATCATGGCATGACAGACTGGG gttCGCATGGAacaggtgatgatgatgaaacaaagACTCCATATGTCTTATGGGGTGCAGGAGTACAAACGGTACAAGATAATCTGAAACAGTTAGATCCAGAGACTGTTTCAATGTTGTTAGAACACCGATATGATATAAACCAAGCAGACTTAACACCATTGATGTCCAGTTTTCTATCTATACCTGTGCCAGTTAACTCTGTT GGTCAGCTACCAAGTGGATTGCTTCAAATGTCACTTCCGAACAAAGCTAAAGCCATTTACAGTAATTGTAGACAAATGATTTCCCAGTATAATAAAAAGAGGTTAGACGTTGAAGCCAGTGCTATCTCAGTACTCTACCAACCATTTGAACCATTCGACGGAAAGAAAGTACAAGAGATTATTAGCTTTACAGAGAAATTATTGCAGGATGAACAATATGAAAAAGTTGTAAAACTCAGTGAAGAGATTATGCATTTGAGTCTTAGTGGTctcaattattatcataattactaCCAAAAACCATTACTTTTTACAGTTACTCTCTCATTTATAGGCTGGATAATGTGCcttcttaaatttttaattgaacAAAAAATGTTTGCTCAAACAGAAATGACAAGGAATAAGAATTACAACTTAATAAGTACTAGTAAAACTGCAGATGTTATTATAAAAGTGTTTTCTGTCTTTGCATCGATACTGCTATCTCTTATGAtacaag TTCAAGGTTTACCAGTTCAGTATCACATTTACTTCTTGATGCCAATATTTCTATGGATGTATGCTTTAACACCTGTCAATTTGTGGATACAAACTTTGTACTTGTTGAAGAATAGGAGGAGAATCTATTTACTGGGCATAGAAATACTTTGTTATACTTTAGGATCTATGGCTTTG GGGTTAGCGCTAACACATAGATGGGTGTTGAGTGTCCCACTGTTGGGGATGGGCCTGTGGCCATTCTTCGCAGCATCAATACAAAGCTTGCCAAAGTGGGTGTGGTTTGCATGGCCATTTGGATGTGTTTCACTGAGTATATTCTCTTTCATGTCTGTGATAGGAAAAGATACTTATATTGAATTAGT TGTTTCAGCTGGAATAATTTGGTTATTGATAcacagtttgtttatttggagaTTCCTACTCTCAAACAGTGCAGATCAAGATGCCATGAGGGAGCTGATTATAAGTATTATTCAGATATTCACTTTAGCAGCATCACTTCAAGCTATATATGTGCAATCAAAGAGGTTTGAAGATCATTTACCGGTTTCACAAACTCTTCAATCTATGTGTTGGATTATATCAG TATTGCTTCCACTTATTCCACTGTTGTACACCAAAAAGTTTATAAATCGTCTCTTGGGAATAAATACAGCTATTCTCAATTTCTATCTTCTTTTGTCTGTGGCGCATGAAGGCTTGTTTATGGTGACTATGATACTCAATGTGAACTGCTGGATGTTTATTGAatttaaacttattaatttatcGAATATAAAG ATAGATGAGTGTACATTTGAAGAAGACAACTCGAAGAGAGAAAAGCATTTGGCTTGTATAGATCGCAGTGTCAGCAGTCAGGACTTCAGGAGAgcttttttcttt ACATTGTATATAATTTTAGCTTATTTCGGCACAGGCAACATAGCATCACTCAATTCCTTTGAAATTCGATGGGTGTTGTGCTTTACAACTTCCTTTCGGCCATTTATTATGACAACTTTGATATTATTGAAAACACTCTCTCCATTTTTAAGTGTGGCTTGTTCGTTTAGAGCTATTCAATATTTAACTAAG gctCCTTCGGGATGCTTAAATATAGTGGTGCTAATATATTCGAATATAATGGGACTCCACATGCTCTATCATGTAAGGAATACGGGAAGTTGGCTGGAGATAGGCACGTCAATATCTCagtatattattgtacaattaattactttatttattgttttaattaatcaaatagCAAAAGTACTAACTGAAGTCGAAATTCACAACTCAATTTTaactaaattgtttaaaaacagaaagaaatatgtgtaa
- the LOC112049630 gene encoding GPI ethanolamine phosphate transferase 1 isoform X2, protein MFFIGIFVHLVFLFSIFDIYFKSPIVNNAVTYQPLHEPPADRLVLFVVDGLRAESFVNYTTMPYLRNFLTTIKFVDENIKEIEQIIKDFYNDDGKTTFLMTSDHGMTDWGSHGTGDDDETKTPYVLWGAGVQTVQDNLKQLDPETVSMLLEHRYDINQADLTPLMSSFLSIPVPVNSVGQLPSGLLQMSLPNKAKAIYSNCRQMISQYNKKRLDVEASAISVLYQPFEPFDGKKVQEIISFTEKLLQDEQYEKVVKLSEEIMHLSLSGLNYYHNYYQKPLLFTVTLSFIGWIMCLLKFLIEQKMFAQTEMTRNKNYNLISTSKTADVIIKVFSVFASILLSLMIQVQGLPVQYHIYFLMPIFLWMYALTPVNLWIQTLYLLKNRRRIYLLGIEILCYTLGSMALGLALTHRWVLSVPLLGMGLWPFFAASIQSLPKWVWFAWPFGCVSLSIFSFMSVIGKDTYIELVVSAGIIWLLIHSLFIWRFLLSNSADQDAMRELIISIIQIFTLAASLQAIYVQSKRFEDHLPVSQTLQSMCWIISVLLPLIPLLYTKKFINRLLGINTAILNFYLLLSVAHEGLFMVTMILNVNCWMFIEFKLINLSNIKIDECTFEEDNSKREKHLACIDRSVSSQDFRRAFFFTLYIILAYFGTGNIASLNSFEIRWVLCFTTSFRPFIMTTLILLKTLSPFLSVACSFRAIQYLTKAPSGCLNIVVLIYSNIMGLHMLYHVRNTGSWLEIGTSISQYIIVQLITLFIVLINQIAKVLTEVEIHNSILTKLFKNRKKYV, encoded by the exons tgttttctatatTTGATATATACTTTAAGTCTCCTATTGTGAACAATGCCGTTACATATCAACCTCTACACGAGCCACCTGCTGACCGCTTGGTCCTGTTTGTTGTTGATGGGTTGCGAGCTGAATCATTTGTGAATTACACTACTATGCCTTATCTGAG aaattttTTAACGACTATAAAGTTTGTAGATGAGAATATCAAAGAAATTGAACAAATCATAAAAGATTTTTACAATGATGATGGCAAAACGACATTTCTAATGACTTCTGATCATGGCATGACAGACTGGG gttCGCATGGAacaggtgatgatgatgaaacaaagACTCCATATGTCTTATGGGGTGCAGGAGTACAAACGGTACAAGATAATCTGAAACAGTTAGATCCAGAGACTGTTTCAATGTTGTTAGAACACCGATATGATATAAACCAAGCAGACTTAACACCATTGATGTCCAGTTTTCTATCTATACCTGTGCCAGTTAACTCTGTT GGTCAGCTACCAAGTGGATTGCTTCAAATGTCACTTCCGAACAAAGCTAAAGCCATTTACAGTAATTGTAGACAAATGATTTCCCAGTATAATAAAAAGAGGTTAGACGTTGAAGCCAGTGCTATCTCAGTACTCTACCAACCATTTGAACCATTCGACGGAAAGAAAGTACAAGAGATTATTAGCTTTACAGAGAAATTATTGCAGGATGAACAATATGAAAAAGTTGTAAAACTCAGTGAAGAGATTATGCATTTGAGTCTTAGTGGTctcaattattatcataattactaCCAAAAACCATTACTTTTTACAGTTACTCTCTCATTTATAGGCTGGATAATGTGCcttcttaaatttttaattgaacAAAAAATGTTTGCTCAAACAGAAATGACAAGGAATAAGAATTACAACTTAATAAGTACTAGTAAAACTGCAGATGTTATTATAAAAGTGTTTTCTGTCTTTGCATCGATACTGCTATCTCTTATGAtacaag TTCAAGGTTTACCAGTTCAGTATCACATTTACTTCTTGATGCCAATATTTCTATGGATGTATGCTTTAACACCTGTCAATTTGTGGATACAAACTTTGTACTTGTTGAAGAATAGGAGGAGAATCTATTTACTGGGCATAGAAATACTTTGTTATACTTTAGGATCTATGGCTTTG GGGTTAGCGCTAACACATAGATGGGTGTTGAGTGTCCCACTGTTGGGGATGGGCCTGTGGCCATTCTTCGCAGCATCAATACAAAGCTTGCCAAAGTGGGTGTGGTTTGCATGGCCATTTGGATGTGTTTCACTGAGTATATTCTCTTTCATGTCTGTGATAGGAAAAGATACTTATATTGAATTAGT TGTTTCAGCTGGAATAATTTGGTTATTGATAcacagtttgtttatttggagaTTCCTACTCTCAAACAGTGCAGATCAAGATGCCATGAGGGAGCTGATTATAAGTATTATTCAGATATTCACTTTAGCAGCATCACTTCAAGCTATATATGTGCAATCAAAGAGGTTTGAAGATCATTTACCGGTTTCACAAACTCTTCAATCTATGTGTTGGATTATATCAG TATTGCTTCCACTTATTCCACTGTTGTACACCAAAAAGTTTATAAATCGTCTCTTGGGAATAAATACAGCTATTCTCAATTTCTATCTTCTTTTGTCTGTGGCGCATGAAGGCTTGTTTATGGTGACTATGATACTCAATGTGAACTGCTGGATGTTTATTGAatttaaacttattaatttatcGAATATAAAG ATAGATGAGTGTACATTTGAAGAAGACAACTCGAAGAGAGAAAAGCATTTGGCTTGTATAGATCGCAGTGTCAGCAGTCAGGACTTCAGGAGAgcttttttcttt ACATTGTATATAATTTTAGCTTATTTCGGCACAGGCAACATAGCATCACTCAATTCCTTTGAAATTCGATGGGTGTTGTGCTTTACAACTTCCTTTCGGCCATTTATTATGACAACTTTGATATTATTGAAAACACTCTCTCCATTTTTAAGTGTGGCTTGTTCGTTTAGAGCTATTCAATATTTAACTAAG gctCCTTCGGGATGCTTAAATATAGTGGTGCTAATATATTCGAATATAATGGGACTCCACATGCTCTATCATGTAAGGAATACGGGAAGTTGGCTGGAGATAGGCACGTCAATATCTCagtatattattgtacaattaattactttatttattgttttaattaatcaaatagCAAAAGTACTAACTGAAGTCGAAATTCACAACTCAATTTTaactaaattgtttaaaaacagaaagaaatatgtgtaa